In Onychomys torridus chromosome 15, mOncTor1.1, whole genome shotgun sequence, the following proteins share a genomic window:
- the LOC118596092 gene encoding 60S ribosomal protein L36-like: MALGDPMAVDLNKSNVTKNASEPRHSQYRSLTNDTKFMWDVIQEVCGFVPYEQCAIGLVKVTKDKHTLKFKKRVGMPMHTKRKQEELSNVLVARRKARAKKD, encoded by the coding sequence ATGGCCCTGGGTGACCCCATGGCTGTGGACCTCAACAAGAGCAACGTGACAAAGAATGCCAGCGAGCCCAGACACAGCCAGTACCGCAGCCTCACCAATGACACCAAGTTCATGTGGGACGTGATCCAGGAGGTGTGCGGCTTCGTGCCCTACGAGCAGTGTGCCATTGGGCTGGTCAAGGTGACCAAGGACAAGCACACACTCAAGTTCAAGAAGAGAGTGGGCATGCCCATGCACACcaaaaggaagcaggaggaactGAGCAACGTGCTGGTGGCCAGGAGGAAGGCCAGGGCCAAGAAGGACTGA